DNA from Mucilaginibacter mallensis:
TCATTCCCAATGAATTCATGGCTACACTTGCATAACCCAGTTTGCCAACATCTACAAAAGGATAGGGGTAATAACCACTAATAGCGCCTCTTATCAAAATATAAACCAAATAAACCAGTGGATAGATGAGCCAGTAATATATTTCGCTCCATTTTAACCTGGCCTTGGCTGCAAAAAGAAACCAATAAATAACGTACAGTACCGGAACAACTACATGCAATAGCTCATTGGCAAGTATGGAGAAGCCTTCCAAAACAATCAGGTTGCGCAATATTATATTATAAGTTATGCCTACGGTTGCTATGTAAACCGTAATTGCACCAGTTGCCGATGCTGATGAAAAGTATTTTCCCCATCTGCCGGTGGGGTTCAACAACGGTAGTGTTAAACTTTTCGCAACCAATATATTGCTCAGGATGGTAAAATAGCTTAATAACTGCACCAGTATACCGCCAAATGTTCTACCCTCGGTAACATATACTGAAAACGATATTGAAAACTGTAAAACGATAGCAAACCAGGCCACCAAAGCGGTTAAAGCCATGAAAGCTATTTTGACAGAAGTTTTTTGATACATTAGCCTGAAATTAAGTTGTTTAGTGTTTAAATTTAGCTCTCCCAATAATTTATAAGCCCAAGTACTCACAAATTAATATCGGTTTCAAACTATAATATTAAGTAACAATATTGATAAATAAGCAACAATATGGGGTGGTTTAATTCACTAATACCTAGTTAACAATATTGTTACCTGTAATAATGCATCAAATTACCATTTTTGCAAACACATATTATTAGTAACTGTATATAACAGGGTAAACCTTACATATACCGGATCAGCATCTGTTTATGAAATATCATTTATCAAACCGCAAACCATACTGTTATAAATTAGCCGATTTCTTTTTTTATACAGACAAAATCCGGTTGTTTTTATTGATCGTTACTTTTTCCTGCCTGTCACTTGCTGGCTATGCGCAGGATCCAACACCTGATACCAGTAAGATGCTTGCTACGATTAATGATATCAGCAGAAATGGCGGCGAGTTTTTAACCATACAGCAATGTATTGATTATGCATTGGTACATCAACCCGGATTAAACCAAACCTTAATAAATCAAAGCATTACAAGGGAAACCAATGCAATAGCATTATCATCATGGTTACCACAAGTTAACGCTACCGGTAGTGGTGTACATTACATACAACAATCCAACTATTCAAGTGCAACAACTGGTACAGGCACCAGTTCAAGCAGTACTGCAACAAAATCAAGCGCTGCCAATAGCTTTATACCTGAGCTTGCTGTTTCGCAGGCCATATTTAGTCCCAGTTTATTATTTGCAGCTAAAAGTGCGCCATTGTTGATTACACAGTCTAAACAAATTACAGACAGCACCAAAATATACCTGGTATCGGCGGTAAGTAAGTCTTTTTATAACGTGTTGCTTACTTTAGAGCAGATCAATGTATTAAAAGAGGATACTGCACGCCTGGGTAAAAATCTCCGCGATGCTTATCACCAATATAAAGGTGGTATTGTTGATGAAACAGATTATGAAGAGGCTGCGATATCATTAAATAATTCAAAAGCTTCATTAAAGCAAGCCAATGAAACTGTAGTACCGCAATATGCTGTGTTAAAACGCTTAATGGGCTATCCGCCTGAAAAGCAATTCAATGTTAATTTTGATACCCTGCAAATGGCACAAAGTATTAACGTGGATACCACCCAGCAGTTAGCCTATGAAAAACGTATTGAGTATCAACAGCTAAAAACGCAAAAGGATATTCAGAACGAGCAGATTAAATATTATAGAACATCCTTCCTGCCAACTGTATCTGCCTTTTATAATTATGACCTGGCTTATGAGAATAGCCGGGTGTCAAACCTGTTTTCAAACTCATATCCAAGTCAATTAATTGGTGTATCCATCAGCATACCTATTTTTACCGGACTATCGCGCATACACAGCTTGCACAGGGCCAAATTACAGGAGGAAGTGCTGAACTGGAGTGAGGTTGATCTAAAATCGCAGATCTATTCAGAATATACCTCAGCGTTGGGTAGTTACAAAAGCAACCTGTATAACTTAAAGTTGTTACAACAAAATGTAACCCTTGCCAAGCGCACTTATTTTGTGGTGACCTTACAATACAAGCAAGGTATAGTGGCCTACTTAAATGTGATAACAGCCGAATCAAATCTTATATCATCAGAAATCAGTTACTTAAACGCACTGTTCCAAACATTGTCGAGCAAGATCGATCTGCAGAAGGCAATGGGAAACATAACTTACTAACGCATAACAACAGCCCTAAATGAATAAAGCAATTTTAACTACCGTTTTTGCAAGCTCCCTGCTTTTGGCTGCTTGTGCAAAAAAACAGCCACCCGCAAATACGGAGGTACCTGTTAATTTATTAAAAGTTACCAAAAAAACAGTTTTGTATTATGATAAATATCCGGCAACAACGGCAGCATTAAGCCAGGTTAGTTTGCTTCCGCAGGTGCAGGGAGCTGTTACCGGCATATTTTTTACCGAAGGTACCCATGTTAAAAAAGGGCAGAAACTGTATACTATTGATGAACGCCTGTATAAGGATGCTTACGATGCGGCAGTTGCTAACCTGCAGGTTTCACAAGGTACGCTTGTACAATCGCAACAGGATGCCGATAGGTATGATTATTTAAATAAATACAACGCCGTTGCCAAGCAATTGTATGATCACGCGGTTATTACCCTGCAAAACGCTAAAAACTCGGTAAAATCATCTGAACAAGCAGTAAAATCAGCCAAAACAAATTTGAGCTATTCTACTATTTATGCTCCGTTCGACGGTACTATTGGCCTTAGTCAGGTAAAGCTAGGGAATGTGGTTACAGTTGGTACTACTGTGCTGAATACGATCTCAACGGATAATCCAATGGCGGTTGATTTTGTCATCAATGAAAAACAATTACCAAAATTTGAGAAACTTCAGTTTGCAAAGAAAACTATCGACTCATTATTTACTATTTTATTGCCCGATGGCTCTCTTTATCCTGCTACAGGCAAAATGTCAGTAATTGACCGTGCGGTTGATTCACAAACAGGTTCTATTACAATCAGGTTGGTGTTTAGTAATCCAAAAGGTGTTTTAAGGACGGGCATGAGCTGCGTAGTTAAGGTACATAATCAGGATACAGAGCCACAACTGGTTATACCAAGTAAAGCCGTTGTTGAGCAAATGGGCGAATACTTTGTATATGTTGCTAAAGATACATTGGTTAATAACCCTAAAGCAGGTGCCGATTCAGCTAAGAATCAACTAAAACAGCTTAGAGCGAGTGAGAAAAAAGTACAGGTTGGGCAAACAATAGGTGCTAACGTTGTGATAAAAAGTGGTATAGATGAGGGTGAAAGAGTAGTAGTTGACGGCGTGCAGACGCTTCACGATAATGTGCAGATAACAACTGCTAATAAGATAGGCCCTTCAGCAGGCGGCAAAGGCGGGAAATGATAATATACAGGCTACTGTCTATAGATATAAAATAATATATGATTGCTAATACTTTTATTAAAAGACCGGTAACTGCTATAGTTATATCTATCGTATTGGTGATCACTGGTATTGTAAGTATACTTGTTTTACCGATTGACCAATACCCGGATATTACACCACCTGTTGTACAGGTGAACGGCCAGTTTACAGGTGCCGACGCGCAAACTGTTGAGCAAACGGTTGCGACTCCTATAGAGGAGCAGGTGAATGGTACCCCCGGCATGGAATACATGCAAAGCAACAGCACCAACAATGGCTTGATGCAAATGAACGTTACCTTTAAAATAGGTACCGACATTGATGTTGCCGCACTTGATGTGCAAAACCGTGTGAGCATTGCAACTCCGTTGCTGCCGGCAGTGGTAAGTCGTTTGGGCTTAACTGTACGTGCGGTAAACCCAAGCATGCTGATGATGGTTGCTATATATGCACCCAAAAACACGCATAACATTACTTTTTTAGATAACTACACCAATATATTTATTCAGGACGCCTTATTGCGTGTGCCGGGTGTAGGCAGCATAAACCGCTTTACTGATGATTTCAGTATGCGTATCTGGATGAACCCAGAGAAACTGGCAAACTACAGTTTAACACCTACCGACATAATTAATGCCCTAAACGCACAAAACGTTCAGGTAGCTGCTGGTACCGCCGGTGTGCCGCCACAGGCATCAACCCAAACTTATGAGCTTGGTATATTGGTGAACGGCCGTTTAAGCAAGGTGTCGGAGTTTGAAAATATCATTGTAAAGACTAATCCTGCCACCGGCGAGCTGGTTTACTTAAAGGATGTTGCAAGGGTTGAACTGGGTAAATTCACTTTCTCAAGTAACTCATTTGTTGATGGCCACCGGGCATCATACCTGCAAATTTACCAGGCACCTGGTAGTAATGCTTTGCAAACTGCTCAGGGTGTATATGATGAGCTGGCTAAATTAAAGCAAACATTTCCGTCTGATGTGCAGTACAGCGTTCCGTTTGAATCGGTTACCGTTGTAAAGGTTTCCATGGAAGATGTGGTTGGTACATTGCTAAAAACACTCGGATTGGTTGCTATTGTGGTTTACCTGTTCTTACAAAACTGGCGTTCAACGCTTATACCTGTGCTGGCTATCCCGGTATCTATATTTGGTACATTCTGCTTTTTCATCCCTTTAGGCTTCACTATAAATACCTTAACCATGTTTGGTTTTGTATTGGCGATAGGTATTGTGGTGGATGACGCGATCATTGTCGTCGAGGCGGTGCAGCATTATATTGATGAAGAGGGTATGACAGCCAAAGAAGGTACCTACCAGGCCATGAAAGATATATCGGCACCGGTTGTAGCTATCGCGTTAATACTTGCCGCGGTGTTCGTACCGGTAGGCTTTATACCGGGCATTGTTGGTCGTTTATATCAACAGTTCGCTATCACTATTGCTATATCAGTAATTATATCGGCCTTCATCGCGTTATCATTAACCCCCGCGCTTTGTACGTTGTTGCTAAAGCCAACCAGTATAACTAAGGATGCGAAAGGCATTAATAAACTGTTCTTTAAGTTTAACGCATGGTTTGAGCGTATAACAGCCAGCTACACCAAAGGTGTAAAGAAAAGTATTGAAGGATCAAAGTACATTGTTATTCTATTGGTTTGTCTTTGCGCAGGTGCTTACTTCCTGTTCCAGTCTAAGCCTACAGGGTTTATCCCATCCGAAGATGATGGCAACTTATATGTGACGTTCCAGTTACCTCCGGCTTCATCAACAGCGGCATCAGTTAACTTAATGAGTAAGTTAATGCAGGTAGTTGGTTCAACGCCGGGCGTGGCGCATTATGCAGCACTATCTGGATTAAACGTAGTAACCAATGCCAGTAACTCTAATAACGGTACTATCTATTGCCAGCTTGCCCCATGGGATGAACGTAGCAAAACCAGTGAGCAGGTTCCGGGTATTGTTGCTGTAATGCAGAAGCGCATAAGAGAGGCAGGAATAAAGAGTGCCAACGTACAGGTAATACAACCTTCGCCTTTACCGGGTGTGGGTACTACAGTTGGTTTTAGCATACAGATTGAGCAACGCAGCACCAATGATAATTTACAGGATTTCCAAAAGGTGGTTGATAAGTTTGTTGCCGCGGCTAATCAAAATCCGGCTATAACTAAGGCTTATACTTATTATACGGCACATACCCCTAACTATAATCTTACTGTTGATCGTGAAAAGTGCGAAAAGCTGGGTGTTAGCGTAGGCGATGTATTTACTACCATACAAGCCTTTATGGGTAGTTTGTATATCAATGACTTTACTACGTATAACCGTACATTCCACGTTGTGGTGCAGGCTGATACAGCTTACCGTACCATGAT
Protein-coding regions in this window:
- a CDS encoding efflux RND transporter periplasmic adaptor subunit is translated as MNKAILTTVFASSLLLAACAKKQPPANTEVPVNLLKVTKKTVLYYDKYPATTAALSQVSLLPQVQGAVTGIFFTEGTHVKKGQKLYTIDERLYKDAYDAAVANLQVSQGTLVQSQQDADRYDYLNKYNAVAKQLYDHAVITLQNAKNSVKSSEQAVKSAKTNLSYSTIYAPFDGTIGLSQVKLGNVVTVGTTVLNTISTDNPMAVDFVINEKQLPKFEKLQFAKKTIDSLFTILLPDGSLYPATGKMSVIDRAVDSQTGSITIRLVFSNPKGVLRTGMSCVVKVHNQDTEPQLVIPSKAVVEQMGEYFVYVAKDTLVNNPKAGADSAKNQLKQLRASEKKVQVGQTIGANVVIKSGIDEGERVVVDGVQTLHDNVQITTANKIGPSAGGKGGK
- a CDS encoding TolC family protein, with product MKYHLSNRKPYCYKLADFFFYTDKIRLFLLIVTFSCLSLAGYAQDPTPDTSKMLATINDISRNGGEFLTIQQCIDYALVHQPGLNQTLINQSITRETNAIALSSWLPQVNATGSGVHYIQQSNYSSATTGTGTSSSSTATKSSAANSFIPELAVSQAIFSPSLLFAAKSAPLLITQSKQITDSTKIYLVSAVSKSFYNVLLTLEQINVLKEDTARLGKNLRDAYHQYKGGIVDETDYEEAAISLNNSKASLKQANETVVPQYAVLKRLMGYPPEKQFNVNFDTLQMAQSINVDTTQQLAYEKRIEYQQLKTQKDIQNEQIKYYRTSFLPTVSAFYNYDLAYENSRVSNLFSNSYPSQLIGVSISIPIFTGLSRIHSLHRAKLQEEVLNWSEVDLKSQIYSEYTSALGSYKSNLYNLKLLQQNVTLAKRTYFVVTLQYKQGIVAYLNVITAESNLISSEISYLNALFQTLSSKIDLQKAMGNITY
- a CDS encoding Pr6Pr family membrane protein produces the protein MYQKTSVKIAFMALTALVAWFAIVLQFSISFSVYVTEGRTFGGILVQLLSYFTILSNILVAKSLTLPLLNPTGRWGKYFSSASATGAITVYIATVGITYNIILRNLIVLEGFSILANELLHVVVPVLYVIYWFLFAAKARLKWSEIYYWLIYPLVYLVYILIRGAISGYYPYPFVDVGKLGYASVAMNSLGMIIGFAILSVLLILAGRAMYKSNN
- a CDS encoding efflux RND transporter permease subunit; the encoded protein is MIANTFIKRPVTAIVISIVLVITGIVSILVLPIDQYPDITPPVVQVNGQFTGADAQTVEQTVATPIEEQVNGTPGMEYMQSNSTNNGLMQMNVTFKIGTDIDVAALDVQNRVSIATPLLPAVVSRLGLTVRAVNPSMLMMVAIYAPKNTHNITFLDNYTNIFIQDALLRVPGVGSINRFTDDFSMRIWMNPEKLANYSLTPTDIINALNAQNVQVAAGTAGVPPQASTQTYELGILVNGRLSKVSEFENIIVKTNPATGELVYLKDVARVELGKFTFSSNSFVDGHRASYLQIYQAPGSNALQTAQGVYDELAKLKQTFPSDVQYSVPFESVTVVKVSMEDVVGTLLKTLGLVAIVVYLFLQNWRSTLIPVLAIPVSIFGTFCFFIPLGFTINTLTMFGFVLAIGIVVDDAIIVVEAVQHYIDEEGMTAKEGTYQAMKDISAPVVAIALILAAVFVPVGFIPGIVGRLYQQFAITIAISVIISAFIALSLTPALCTLLLKPTSITKDAKGINKLFFKFNAWFERITASYTKGVKKSIEGSKYIVILLVCLCAGAYFLFQSKPTGFIPSEDDGNLYVTFQLPPASSTAASVNLMSKLMQVVGSTPGVAHYAALSGLNVVTNASNSNNGTIYCQLAPWDERSKTSEQVPGIVAVMQKRIREAGIKSANVQVIQPSPLPGVGTTVGFSIQIEQRSTNDNLQDFQKVVDKFVAAANQNPAITKAYTYYTAHTPNYNLTVDREKCEKLGVSVGDVFTTIQAFMGSLYINDFTTYNRTFHVVVQADTAYRTMISDMNKYYVRNQAGTMVPLGTVISYQPTDAAPLISHFNIFRTAEVDGSSAPGYSSSQALAAMQDLAAKTLPEGYTYEFSGLSYEEIKAGSTTIYIFMFSITFVFLFLAALYESWSVPFSVLLAVPIGAFGAILALYCVPSLTDNVYAQIGLITLIGLAAKNAILIVEFAKVRVDRGEDLLKSTLDAVSLRLRPIIMTSLAFILGVLPLVLATGAGAVARRTIGYTVLGGMFAASTLAIFIVPVLYVLITRFSYGKEKLDYLKSHHLELMEKAKKVESQNIDPELEYEINKSRELSKSDHA